The nucleotide sequence CGGATTCCTCCTCGTCACCTGCGCGTACTTCTCCACCGCCAAGTTCGACGCCATCCACATCGCGCCCCTCGGTAAGCcacccccctccccctctcctccctccgCGCATCTGCATTCGCTTCCCGCTTCCTCTACCCCCCTTGTCCCCCGCGGCTCTGACGGACCAATCTCGACGTGTCTGTGTGCAGTCAGCCCCCTGGAGACCCGGATTGGCTCGCCGGTgagtgccgccgccgccggctccaaGACCCAATTAGGTGCTTAATCCATCCCCCGCGCCAACATTTCGGCCGAATCTATCTTGCCAATCGACAAGTTTGACTGACGgccttcttttcttcagatttgggcGTGCCGGGGCAGGACGCGGCATTATCCGGGGAGGGGAGCAAGGCCGAGGTGCTGGACACGGACGGCGACGACCACAcgaccacctccccctcctcctcttcaccgCAAGGTAAACAACAAATCATTTGCTTATTACACTGTCTATGTATGCGTCAGGCGGTCCGGCCATGGCCATGGCTAGAGGCCACGAGCTgccgcggccgccgcccgccgctacTTGGCTGCTTCTACCGGCTCGCACGCAACGTCCATCCAGGCAATCCGGTGACAAAGACTGGTGTATTTTTTTTAATCTCCCCGTTCCTTTTCGCTTTAGATTTGGTCCACGATGCGTCGCTGGCGGACACGAAGAAAGATGACACCTTTGCCgtggaggccgccaaggacgatGACGCCGCCGGCGCTCTTCTCCCTCCCCTGTCGGCAAACGGCACGCAAGAGGAACAAGGTGAGTGAGGATCCAATCGACCAACCAATTAGTTAGTAGTAGATAAGATGCGGCTTCGCATAATTGTTTTGTTCTTGGGGGAAAAGGGAGTTAGTAGTTGTTGGAtttgacaagccgagctttgtgggtGTTTGGTTGGTCAGGTGTTCTTGAGGACCAGGAGCTGCTAGTGCAGGATGCCATTGCCGCTGCTAATTCACCAAACAAGAGCTCCAGCAATGGCGGCTCACAGTCCGTGGTTCAATCCGACCCGGCGACGATTCCTGCTCCAGTCCAGCAGACTCCTCCTACCGTTCCAGTTCCAGAGGCTCCCAAGCAGGAGGAGGCCAAGGCTCCTCCACTCCAGCAGATTCCCCTCACTCCAGAGGCTGTCAAGCAGCAGCCAGGTACTCATCTCATCTCATCACACCTACTACTAGTAATTCTTCTTCTATTTCCATGGTAAAAAATGAACACCTCAAGCACTTGAACTTGTTCTACTAGTTTGAGCAATCAATCACTCGTCCTGCTGCGAAATGCAGACACATTTCTTTTTATCTTTTGCAGCTCCACTTCCCTGTCCCAAAGAAACAATGTCCTTGCTACACTGCTCCACTCCTCTGCTTTTACCCATTGCGtcctcttctccagctttctttCTTGAGAGGAGAGCAATGTGGCAATGCCTCATCCCGTCCCCTCTCACTCACTAATCTGACGACGGGAAAGCCCCATTTTCTAGACCCCTCCtttgctttgatcatttcatttcGTGGACTAGTGTACTAGTGCTTGGTCCTACACGAACTCAATAATGTTCTTGTCTGCCAAGCTCTCGCAAGAAAAGATTTTCTTTGGCCGCTGCTTCACTTTTCCGTGCCAATCATTTTTCTGATCATTCATGGCCAACTACTAACTGAAGATCAACGTGTTTTTGGTGCGTGGAATTATTATTCAGGTtcggaggaggcggcgacggcgcccCGGCGGGAGTGGAAGCCGCTGTGCGACCTGACGTCGAACCGGCGCATCGACTGGTGCGAGCTGGACGGCGACGTGCGCGTCCACGGCGCCAAGGCCACCGTCACCCTGGTCGGCGCGCCGCAGGCCGAGGAGTGGCGCATCAGGCCGTACCCGCGCAAGGTCGACCCCAACGCCATGCGCCACGTCACCAACATCACCGTGCGCTCCACCACGACTCTCCCCGGCGCCGGCGAGGACGCCGAGTGCGCGATCAGGcactcggtgccggcgctgctctTCTCGGACCGCGGGTACACGGGCAACTACTTCCACGCCTACACCGACGTCATCCTGCCGCTCTTCCTCACGGCCAAGCAGTACGGCGGGGAGGTGCAGTTCCTCGTCTCCGACCTGCAGATGTGGTGGGTCGGCAAGTTCCTCCCCGTCTTCAAGAGCCTCTCCAACTACGACCTCGTCGACCTCGCCGCCG is from Triticum aestivum cultivar Chinese Spring chromosome 3A, IWGSC CS RefSeq v2.1, whole genome shotgun sequence and encodes:
- the LOC123059840 gene encoding beta-1,2-xylosyltransferase XYXT1: MEGGKAAAYAHHHDTARLLKAFSRTVEPRNFGIGLVAGFLLVTCAYFSTAKFDAIHIAPLVSPLETRIGSPVSAAAAGSKTQLDLGVPGQDAALSGEGSKAEVLDTDGDDHTTTSPSSSSPQDLVHDASLADTKKDDTFAVEAAKDDDAAGALLPPLSANGTQEEQGVLEDQELLVQDAIAAANSPNKSSSNGGSQSVVQSDPATIPAPVQQTPPTVPVPEAPKQEEAKAPPLQQIPLTPEAVKQQPGSEEAATAPRREWKPLCDLTSNRRIDWCELDGDVRVHGAKATVTLVGAPQAEEWRIRPYPRKVDPNAMRHVTNITVRSTTTLPGAGEDAECAIRHSVPALLFSDRGYTGNYFHAYTDVILPLFLTAKQYGGEVQFLVSDLQMWWVGKFLPVFKSLSNYDLVDLAADNRTRCFRHVQVGLTCHADFSIDPLRGPNGYSMVDFTKHMRGVYGLPRGLAVPATGARPRLLLIARASTRRFVNADDIVRAAQKVGFEVVVSEGTHEVAPFAELANTCDAMLGVHGAGLTNMVFLPTGGVVIQVVPLGGLEFVAGYFRTPSRDMGLKYLEYRIAPAESTLTEQYPPDHAIFTDPDGVKSKGWESLKQVYLDKQDVRLDLKRFRPLLKKAIAHIRANKLQ